Proteins from one Mixophyes fleayi isolate aMixFle1 chromosome 9, aMixFle1.hap1, whole genome shotgun sequence genomic window:
- the BRD2 gene encoding bromodomain-containing protein 2 isoform X1 gives METALNTAFKRPPLDLNHGMMGQSVEGTPGKRIRKPSLLYEDFEGPNMTSSVFNHTPQVNPPHPEISNPKKPGRSTNQLQYLHKFVMKSLWKHQFSWPFRGPVDAVKLGLPDYHKIIKQPMDMGTIKKRLENNYYWSALECMQDFNTMFTNCYIYNKPTDDIVLMAQSLEKMFLQKVAQMPQEEQEIPNTATKSKHVKGNKSPGGITTAHQVPAISSMSQSSLYPSSPEAPTTIINLPHPPVLSSPILKSMPSSQALSVVPATTQPSAKKKGVKRKADTTTPTTTAIIATSGDSFPLTPPDLKPSKIPARRESGRPIKPPRKDLPDSQQHQTSKKGKLSEQLKYCNGILKELLSKKHAAYAWPFYKPVDASALGLHDYHDLIKHPMDLSTIKKKMENREFHDAQEFAADVRLMFSNCYKYNPPDHDVVAMARKLQDVFEFSYAKMPDEPIAVNPPTTSSQQPASDSKSSSDSSSESSSESSDESESSDDSEEERANRLAELQEQLRAVHEQLAALSQGPISKPKKKREKKEKKKKKKSDKRKGKDDDEWRCGKMRSSQNKKSSKKSSSGGTTSTSSSSTTPAISKSSKKSSAKPLPPPPPVMYDSDEEDECKPMTYDEKRQLSLDINKLPGEKLGRVVHIIQSREPSLRDSNPEEIEIDFETLKPSTLRELERYVMSCLRKKPRKPYTPLNAALSAALKKTVGKTKEEIALEKKRELEKRLQDVSGQLNSTKKPPKKAHEKAESAQPVSVSRLSASSSSSDSDSSSSSTSSSSDTSDSDSG, from the exons CAAGCCCTCTCTTTTATACGAAGACTTTGAGGGCCCAAACATGACTTCCAGTGTGTTTAATCACACGCCACAAGTCAATCCACCACATCCTGAAATTAGCAATCCCAAAAAGCCTGGCCGCTCAACAAATCAGTTGCAGTACTTGCACAAATTCGTTATGAAGTCTTTATGGAAGCACCAGTTCTCGTGGCCCTTCCGCGGGCCTGTGGATGCTGTAAAGCTGGGTTTACCG GACTATCATAAGATCATCAAGCAACCAATGGACATGGGCACCATCAAGAAAAGATTAGAGAACAACTATTACTGGAGTGCATTGGAGTGTATGCAGGACTTTAACACTATGTTCACTAACTGCTACATCTACAATAAG CCCACTGATGACATTGTACTAATGGCCCAAAGCCTGGAGAAGATGTTCCTGCAGAAAGTAGCACAGATGCCCCAAGAAGAGCAAGAGATCCCAAACACTGCTACCAAGAGCAAACATGTGAAGGGCAACAAATCTCCAG GTGGGATCACAACTGCACACCAAGTGCCGGCTATCTCCTCCATGTCTCAGTCTTCACTTTACCCAAGCTCCCCAGAAGCTCCAACCACCATCATTAATTTACCACACCCACCAGTTCTCTCTAGTCCTATCCTGAAATCCATGCCCTCTTCTCAGGCTCTGTCGGTTGTTCCAGCGACCACACAACCAAGTGCGAAG AAGAAAGGTGTGAAGAGGAAAGCAGACACTACAACACCGACCACCACAGCTATTATTGCTACCAGTGGAGATTCTTTCCCTCTAACGCCACCTGATCTTAAACCTTCTAAGATCCCTGCCCGGCGGGAAAGTGGCCGGCCCATCAAGCCACCTCGTAAAGACTTGCCTGACTCTCAGCAGCATCAGACCTCCAAGAAGGGAAAACTGTCTGAACAACTCAAATACTGCAACGGCATCCTCAAAGAACTTCTCTCCAAGAAACATGCAGCTTATGCGTGGCCATTCTACAAACCAGTGGATGCCTCTGCTCTAGGACTGCACGATTACCATGATCTCATCAAACATCCCATGGACCTCAGCACCATCAAG AAAAAGATGGAAAATAGAGAATTCCATGATGCTCAAGAGTTTGCAGCAGACGTTCGACTAATGTTCTCAAACTGTTACAAATATAATCCCCCAGATCACGATGTTGTGGCAATGGCCAGAAAGCTGCAG GATGTGTTTGAATTCAGTTATGCCAAGATGCCAGATGAGCCTATTGCAGTGAATCCCCCTACGACCTCCTCACAACAGCCCGCCTCAGATTCCAAATCCTCCTCTGATTCCTCCAGTGAGAGTAGCAGTGAAAGTTCAGATGAGAGCGAGAGCTCGGACGACTCTGAGGAGGAGAGAGCAAATAGACTGGCAGAACTTCAGGAGCAG cttCGCGCGGTACATGAGCAGCTGGCTGCTCTCTCCCAGGGCCCGATCTCCAAGCCTAAAAAGAAGcgtgaaaaaaaagagaagaagaaaaagaagaaatctGATAAGCGGAAAGGGAAAGACGATGATGAATGGAGGTGTGGCAAAATGCGATCTTCCCAGAATAAAAAATCCTCCAAGAAGTCTAGTTCTGGTGGGACCACTAGCACAAGCAGCAGCTCCACGACCCCGGCTATCTCAAA GAGCTCCAAGAAATCCTCTGCAAAACCACTGCCTCCGCCTCCACCTGTCATGTATGACTCCGATGAGGAGGACGAGTGCAAGCCCATGACCTATGATGAGAAGCGGCAGCTGAGCTTAGATATTAACAAGTTGCCTGGAGAGAAGCTGGGCCGGGTGGTTCACATCATTCAATCTCGGGAGCCCTCATTGCGAGATTCCAACCCGGAAGAGATAGAGATTGACTTTGAGACTTTAAAACCTTCCACTCTCCGTGAGCTGGAGAGATATGTGATGTCCTGTCTCCGGAAGAAGCCTAGAAAGCCCTACA CTCCTCTTAACGCTGCGCTCTCTGCAGCACTGAAGAAGACTGTGGGTAAAACAAAGGAGGAGATTGCTCTAGAGAAGAAAAGGGAGCTGGAGAAGAGACTACAGGATGTCAGTGGACAACTGAACTCCACAAAGAAGCCTCCCAAAAAAG
- the BRD2 gene encoding bromodomain-containing protein 2 isoform X3: protein MDMGTIKKRLENNYYWSALECMQDFNTMFTNCYIYNKPTDDIVLMAQSLEKMFLQKVAQMPQEEQEIPNTATKSKHVKGNKSPGGITTAHQVPAISSMSQSSLYPSSPEAPTTIINLPHPPVLSSPILKSMPSSQALSVVPATTQPSAKKKGVKRKADTTTPTTTAIIATSGDSFPLTPPDLKPSKIPARRESGRPIKPPRKDLPDSQQHQTSKKGKLSEQLKYCNGILKELLSKKHAAYAWPFYKPVDASALGLHDYHDLIKHPMDLSTIKKKMENREFHDAQEFAADVRLMFSNCYKYNPPDHDVVAMARKLQDVFEFSYAKMPDEPIAVNPPTTSSQQPASDSKSSSDSSSESSSESSDESESSDDSEEERANRLAELQEQLRAVHEQLAALSQGPISKPKKKREKKEKKKKKKSDKRKGKDDDEWRCGKMRSSQNKKSSKKSSSGGTTSTSSSSTTPAISKSSKKSSAKPLPPPPPVMYDSDEEDECKPMTYDEKRQLSLDINKLPGEKLGRVVHIIQSREPSLRDSNPEEIEIDFETLKPSTLRELERYVMSCLRKKPRKPYTPLNAALSAALKKTVGKTKEEIALEKKRELEKRLQDVSGQLNSTKKPPKKAHEKAESAQPVSVSRLSASSSSSDSDSSSSSTSSSSDTSDSDSG from the exons ATGGACATGGGCACCATCAAGAAAAGATTAGAGAACAACTATTACTGGAGTGCATTGGAGTGTATGCAGGACTTTAACACTATGTTCACTAACTGCTACATCTACAATAAG CCCACTGATGACATTGTACTAATGGCCCAAAGCCTGGAGAAGATGTTCCTGCAGAAAGTAGCACAGATGCCCCAAGAAGAGCAAGAGATCCCAAACACTGCTACCAAGAGCAAACATGTGAAGGGCAACAAATCTCCAG GTGGGATCACAACTGCACACCAAGTGCCGGCTATCTCCTCCATGTCTCAGTCTTCACTTTACCCAAGCTCCCCAGAAGCTCCAACCACCATCATTAATTTACCACACCCACCAGTTCTCTCTAGTCCTATCCTGAAATCCATGCCCTCTTCTCAGGCTCTGTCGGTTGTTCCAGCGACCACACAACCAAGTGCGAAG AAGAAAGGTGTGAAGAGGAAAGCAGACACTACAACACCGACCACCACAGCTATTATTGCTACCAGTGGAGATTCTTTCCCTCTAACGCCACCTGATCTTAAACCTTCTAAGATCCCTGCCCGGCGGGAAAGTGGCCGGCCCATCAAGCCACCTCGTAAAGACTTGCCTGACTCTCAGCAGCATCAGACCTCCAAGAAGGGAAAACTGTCTGAACAACTCAAATACTGCAACGGCATCCTCAAAGAACTTCTCTCCAAGAAACATGCAGCTTATGCGTGGCCATTCTACAAACCAGTGGATGCCTCTGCTCTAGGACTGCACGATTACCATGATCTCATCAAACATCCCATGGACCTCAGCACCATCAAG AAAAAGATGGAAAATAGAGAATTCCATGATGCTCAAGAGTTTGCAGCAGACGTTCGACTAATGTTCTCAAACTGTTACAAATATAATCCCCCAGATCACGATGTTGTGGCAATGGCCAGAAAGCTGCAG GATGTGTTTGAATTCAGTTATGCCAAGATGCCAGATGAGCCTATTGCAGTGAATCCCCCTACGACCTCCTCACAACAGCCCGCCTCAGATTCCAAATCCTCCTCTGATTCCTCCAGTGAGAGTAGCAGTGAAAGTTCAGATGAGAGCGAGAGCTCGGACGACTCTGAGGAGGAGAGAGCAAATAGACTGGCAGAACTTCAGGAGCAG cttCGCGCGGTACATGAGCAGCTGGCTGCTCTCTCCCAGGGCCCGATCTCCAAGCCTAAAAAGAAGcgtgaaaaaaaagagaagaagaaaaagaagaaatctGATAAGCGGAAAGGGAAAGACGATGATGAATGGAGGTGTGGCAAAATGCGATCTTCCCAGAATAAAAAATCCTCCAAGAAGTCTAGTTCTGGTGGGACCACTAGCACAAGCAGCAGCTCCACGACCCCGGCTATCTCAAA GAGCTCCAAGAAATCCTCTGCAAAACCACTGCCTCCGCCTCCACCTGTCATGTATGACTCCGATGAGGAGGACGAGTGCAAGCCCATGACCTATGATGAGAAGCGGCAGCTGAGCTTAGATATTAACAAGTTGCCTGGAGAGAAGCTGGGCCGGGTGGTTCACATCATTCAATCTCGGGAGCCCTCATTGCGAGATTCCAACCCGGAAGAGATAGAGATTGACTTTGAGACTTTAAAACCTTCCACTCTCCGTGAGCTGGAGAGATATGTGATGTCCTGTCTCCGGAAGAAGCCTAGAAAGCCCTACA CTCCTCTTAACGCTGCGCTCTCTGCAGCACTGAAGAAGACTGTGGGTAAAACAAAGGAGGAGATTGCTCTAGAGAAGAAAAGGGAGCTGGAGAAGAGACTACAGGATGTCAGTGGACAACTGAACTCCACAAAGAAGCCTCCCAAAAAAG
- the BRD2 gene encoding bromodomain-containing protein 2 isoform X2 yields METALNTAFKRPPLDLNHGMMGQSVEGTPGKRIRKPSLLYEDFEGPNMTSSVFNHTPQVNPPHPEISNPKKPGRSTNQLQYLHKFVMKSLWKHQFSWPFRGPVDAVKLGLPDYHKIIKQPMDMGTIKKRLENNYYWSALECMQDFNTMFTNCYIYNKPTDDIVLMAQSLEKMFLQKVAQMPQEEQEIPNTATKSKHVKGNKSPGGITTAHQVPAISSMSQSSLYPSSPEAPTTIINLPHPPVLSSPILKSMPSSQALSVVPATTQPSAKKGVKRKADTTTPTTTAIIATSGDSFPLTPPDLKPSKIPARRESGRPIKPPRKDLPDSQQHQTSKKGKLSEQLKYCNGILKELLSKKHAAYAWPFYKPVDASALGLHDYHDLIKHPMDLSTIKKKMENREFHDAQEFAADVRLMFSNCYKYNPPDHDVVAMARKLQDVFEFSYAKMPDEPIAVNPPTTSSQQPASDSKSSSDSSSESSSESSDESESSDDSEEERANRLAELQEQLRAVHEQLAALSQGPISKPKKKREKKEKKKKKKSDKRKGKDDDEWRCGKMRSSQNKKSSKKSSSGGTTSTSSSSTTPAISKSSKKSSAKPLPPPPPVMYDSDEEDECKPMTYDEKRQLSLDINKLPGEKLGRVVHIIQSREPSLRDSNPEEIEIDFETLKPSTLRELERYVMSCLRKKPRKPYTPLNAALSAALKKTVGKTKEEIALEKKRELEKRLQDVSGQLNSTKKPPKKAHEKAESAQPVSVSRLSASSSSSDSDSSSSSTSSSSDTSDSDSG; encoded by the exons CAAGCCCTCTCTTTTATACGAAGACTTTGAGGGCCCAAACATGACTTCCAGTGTGTTTAATCACACGCCACAAGTCAATCCACCACATCCTGAAATTAGCAATCCCAAAAAGCCTGGCCGCTCAACAAATCAGTTGCAGTACTTGCACAAATTCGTTATGAAGTCTTTATGGAAGCACCAGTTCTCGTGGCCCTTCCGCGGGCCTGTGGATGCTGTAAAGCTGGGTTTACCG GACTATCATAAGATCATCAAGCAACCAATGGACATGGGCACCATCAAGAAAAGATTAGAGAACAACTATTACTGGAGTGCATTGGAGTGTATGCAGGACTTTAACACTATGTTCACTAACTGCTACATCTACAATAAG CCCACTGATGACATTGTACTAATGGCCCAAAGCCTGGAGAAGATGTTCCTGCAGAAAGTAGCACAGATGCCCCAAGAAGAGCAAGAGATCCCAAACACTGCTACCAAGAGCAAACATGTGAAGGGCAACAAATCTCCAG GTGGGATCACAACTGCACACCAAGTGCCGGCTATCTCCTCCATGTCTCAGTCTTCACTTTACCCAAGCTCCCCAGAAGCTCCAACCACCATCATTAATTTACCACACCCACCAGTTCTCTCTAGTCCTATCCTGAAATCCATGCCCTCTTCTCAGGCTCTGTCGGTTGTTCCAGCGACCACACAACCAAGTGCGAAG AAAGGTGTGAAGAGGAAAGCAGACACTACAACACCGACCACCACAGCTATTATTGCTACCAGTGGAGATTCTTTCCCTCTAACGCCACCTGATCTTAAACCTTCTAAGATCCCTGCCCGGCGGGAAAGTGGCCGGCCCATCAAGCCACCTCGTAAAGACTTGCCTGACTCTCAGCAGCATCAGACCTCCAAGAAGGGAAAACTGTCTGAACAACTCAAATACTGCAACGGCATCCTCAAAGAACTTCTCTCCAAGAAACATGCAGCTTATGCGTGGCCATTCTACAAACCAGTGGATGCCTCTGCTCTAGGACTGCACGATTACCATGATCTCATCAAACATCCCATGGACCTCAGCACCATCAAG AAAAAGATGGAAAATAGAGAATTCCATGATGCTCAAGAGTTTGCAGCAGACGTTCGACTAATGTTCTCAAACTGTTACAAATATAATCCCCCAGATCACGATGTTGTGGCAATGGCCAGAAAGCTGCAG GATGTGTTTGAATTCAGTTATGCCAAGATGCCAGATGAGCCTATTGCAGTGAATCCCCCTACGACCTCCTCACAACAGCCCGCCTCAGATTCCAAATCCTCCTCTGATTCCTCCAGTGAGAGTAGCAGTGAAAGTTCAGATGAGAGCGAGAGCTCGGACGACTCTGAGGAGGAGAGAGCAAATAGACTGGCAGAACTTCAGGAGCAG cttCGCGCGGTACATGAGCAGCTGGCTGCTCTCTCCCAGGGCCCGATCTCCAAGCCTAAAAAGAAGcgtgaaaaaaaagagaagaagaaaaagaagaaatctGATAAGCGGAAAGGGAAAGACGATGATGAATGGAGGTGTGGCAAAATGCGATCTTCCCAGAATAAAAAATCCTCCAAGAAGTCTAGTTCTGGTGGGACCACTAGCACAAGCAGCAGCTCCACGACCCCGGCTATCTCAAA GAGCTCCAAGAAATCCTCTGCAAAACCACTGCCTCCGCCTCCACCTGTCATGTATGACTCCGATGAGGAGGACGAGTGCAAGCCCATGACCTATGATGAGAAGCGGCAGCTGAGCTTAGATATTAACAAGTTGCCTGGAGAGAAGCTGGGCCGGGTGGTTCACATCATTCAATCTCGGGAGCCCTCATTGCGAGATTCCAACCCGGAAGAGATAGAGATTGACTTTGAGACTTTAAAACCTTCCACTCTCCGTGAGCTGGAGAGATATGTGATGTCCTGTCTCCGGAAGAAGCCTAGAAAGCCCTACA CTCCTCTTAACGCTGCGCTCTCTGCAGCACTGAAGAAGACTGTGGGTAAAACAAAGGAGGAGATTGCTCTAGAGAAGAAAAGGGAGCTGGAGAAGAGACTACAGGATGTCAGTGGACAACTGAACTCCACAAAGAAGCCTCCCAAAAAAG